One genomic segment of Candidatus Eisenbacteria bacterium includes these proteins:
- a CDS encoding polyprenol monophosphomannose synthase — MRTLVVIPTYNERENIQVVIPKILDHPYDLQILVVDDGSPDGTGQIVEEMGKSDPRISLLRRPGKMGLGSAYVAGFQRAIEMDVDCVIQMDADLSHDPQAIPEFIEGIKDSDLVVGSRYLNGVTVVNWPIRRLILSFGANLYTKIVTGMPLSDATGGFKCFRRSTLELIDLDKIGSDGYGFQIEMNFQCWRRNLRIREIPIVFVDRQKGASKLSRWIVWEAIWLVWRLALSRWFGSAPKADKGRS; from the coding sequence ATGCGCACACTAGTCGTTATACCCACCTATAATGAGAGGGAAAATATTCAGGTCGTCATCCCCAAGATCCTGGATCATCCATATGATCTTCAGATCCTGGTCGTGGATGATGGCTCGCCCGACGGGACCGGACAGATAGTAGAAGAGATGGGGAAGAGTGACCCACGGATTTCTCTTCTGCGGCGCCCGGGGAAAATGGGGCTTGGATCGGCTTATGTCGCCGGTTTTCAAAGGGCGATAGAAATGGATGTGGATTGCGTAATCCAGATGGATGCGGATTTGTCACATGATCCGCAGGCCATTCCGGAGTTTATAGAGGGCATTAAGGATAGTGATTTGGTCGTAGGAAGCCGATATCTCAACGGGGTGACGGTTGTCAATTGGCCCATAAGGCGGCTCATACTGAGCTTTGGGGCCAACCTTTATACAAAAATCGTGACAGGAATGCCATTGTCTGATGCCACCGGCGGATTTAAATGTTTTCGTCGGTCAACATTAGAGTTAATTGATCTTGATAAGATAGGATCGGATGGATACGGCTTCCAGATAGAGATGAATTTTCAATGCTGGCGCAGAAATTTGAGAATCCGCGAGATTCCAATTGTATTTGTAGACAGGCAAAAGGGAGCCAGCAAATTATCCCGTTGGATTGTATGGGAGGCCATCTGGTTGGTTTGGCGTTTGGCCCTTTCCCGCTGGTTTGGATCGGCACCAAAAGCAGATAAGGGAAGGTCCTGA
- a CDS encoding SDR family oxidoreductase: protein MSRTIERSNEVRILITGGAGFIGSNLCDGLLERGHQVICMDNLLTGSPDNIAHIRSPEFTFIQYDVTNYIYVEGALDYVLHFASPASPIDYLRLPIHTLKVGALGTHKALGLAKAKNAKFLLASTSEVYGDPLIHPQPESYWGNVNPIGIRGVYDEAKRYAEALTMAYHRYHGVETKIVRIFNTFGPRMRMNDGRAVPNFITQALRGEDITIYGDGTQTRSFGYITDLVEGIVKLMASDSVEPVNIGNPQEMTVREMAERILEITGSRSKIVFQELPEDDPKVRQPDITLAQRQLDWKPKVDIRDALIRTVEYFREAIKIQNGMEGR from the coding sequence ATGTCAAGGACAATTGAAAGGAGTAATGAGGTGAGAATATTAATTACCGGTGGCGCAGGATTCATCGGATCAAACCTGTGTGACGGTCTGCTGGAGAGGGGGCATCAGGTTATCTGCATGGATAATCTTCTCACAGGCTCACCGGATAATATTGCTCATATTCGAAGTCCTGAATTCACCTTCATTCAATATGATGTAACGAATTATATTTACGTCGAGGGAGCGCTGGACTATGTTCTTCATTTTGCGAGTCCGGCAAGTCCGATCGATTATCTGCGGCTGCCCATCCATACACTTAAGGTCGGCGCCCTGGGCACGCATAAGGCCCTAGGACTGGCGAAAGCGAAAAATGCAAAATTTTTACTTGCATCGACCTCAGAGGTCTATGGCGATCCCCTCATCCATCCCCAACCAGAATCATATTGGGGAAATGTTAATCCAATCGGGATACGTGGTGTATATGATGAGGCCAAAAGATACGCTGAAGCGCTGACAATGGCATATCATCGTTATCATGGCGTAGAAACAAAAATAGTAAGGATATTTAATACATTTGGCCCCCGGATGCGTATGAATGACGGCCGGGCGGTTCCGAATTTTATCACACAGGCTTTGCGGGGTGAGGATATAACCATCTATGGCGATGGAACCCAAACCCGGAGTTTTGGTTATATCACTGATCTAGTAGAGGGCATTGTAAAACTTATGGCCTCTGATTCCGTTGAGCCGGTAAACATAGGAAATCCGCAAGAGATGACGGTGCGTGAAATGGCGGAGAGAATTCTGGAAATCACCGGCAGCCGCAGCAAGATCGTCTTTCAGGAACTCCCTGAAGATGATCCAAAAGTGAGACAGCCGGATATAACTCTGGCGCAGCGCCAACTGGATTGGAAACCAAAGGTTGATATACGAGATGCCCTGATTCGAACTGTGGAATACTTCCGAGAGGCGATTAAAATCCAGAATGGGATGGAAGGCCGGTAA
- a CDS encoding glycosyltransferase family 2 protein yields MAVSIVIPTYNEKESLQALHSALTDVLIKTDSTYEIIFVDDGSNDDSVVVLEELSRMDAHLRVISLRRNFGKSAALAAGFDTARGEIIVTMDSDLQDDPREIPDMIKMLENYDLVSGWKQKRRDPISKVWPSRLYNSVTSIVTGIKIHDFNCGFKAYRREVVEQLELHGELHRFIPVLAARQGFSIGEKAVIHHRRRFGTSKFGAERFLNGFLDLLTVMFMSSHQRSPLHVFGRMGVAFLGIGVLINIYMACIWIIEHSLRVRPLLLFGVVLIILGIQFVTMGLLGEMIAGLQRERPYRVRKRIPPEDVKDN; encoded by the coding sequence ATTGCGGTATCAATTGTCATTCCCACGTATAATGAGAAAGAATCCCTGCAGGCACTGCACTCGGCTCTCACCGATGTTTTGATAAAAACCGATAGTACTTATGAAATTATCTTTGTTGATGACGGCTCAAATGACGACTCAGTGGTTGTGCTGGAGGAGCTGAGTCGTATGGATGCCCATCTTCGAGTGATTTCGCTGCGACGGAATTTCGGGAAATCGGCTGCTCTGGCGGCGGGATTCGATACGGCCCGCGGTGAAATCATTGTCACCATGGATTCTGATCTTCAAGACGATCCGCGTGAGATCCCGGACATGATTAAAATGTTGGAAAATTACGATTTGGTATCGGGATGGAAACAAAAGCGACGGGATCCAATATCAAAAGTCTGGCCGTCAAGGCTTTATAATTCCGTGACATCGATTGTTACCGGGATAAAAATACATGATTTCAATTGCGGTTTCAAGGCGTATCGGCGGGAAGTTGTGGAACAACTGGAACTGCATGGTGAGCTCCACAGATTCATTCCTGTTCTGGCGGCGCGCCAAGGCTTTAGCATTGGTGAAAAGGCGGTTATTCATCACCGAAGGCGTTTCGGGACTTCGAAATTCGGTGCTGAACGCTTCCTAAACGGATTCCTTGATTTGTTGACAGTGATGTTCATGTCATCACATCAACGCAGTCCGCTTCATGTTTTCGGCCGGATGGGTGTGGCCTTTCTTGGGATCGGTGTTCTGATAAATATTTATATGGCCTGCATCTGGATCATTGAGCATAGCCTTCGAGTTCGCCCATTATTGCTGTTTGGTGTTGTTCTCATAATTCTGGGGATTCAATTTGTTACAATGGGCTTGTTGGGTGAGATGATCGCGGGTTTGCAGAGAGAACGTCCTTATAGGGTGCGGAAAAGAATTCCGCCAGAGGATGTCAAGGACAATTGA
- a CDS encoding GDP-mannose 4,6-dehydratase produces the protein MSNTCIVTGAAGFIGSQLSDALLSAGWRVIGIDALDNNYDCRIKEWNLESLKARREFQWIHGDLMEIDLTEILKGAHFVFHLAARPGVRDSWGENYRIYDRQNVLATQRLLEACIITRPRRLIYASSSSVYGEMPGRPVREDDAKRPMSPYGVSKLAGEHLVMAYHRCFKQSVAALRYFTVYGPRQRPDMAFHRFFRAIMTNNEILVFGDGNQTRDVTFVGDIVHATIQAMDQGSENGIYNIGGGHRVSINEILKTMEKILGQSIRIKYEKRPAGDPLHTGADIALARREISFKPKILLEEGLREMALWMDACLRRGL, from the coding sequence ATGTCAAATACTTGTATTGTAACAGGAGCCGCGGGATTTATAGGTTCACAATTGAGCGACGCTCTTCTATCAGCGGGATGGCGTGTTATAGGCATTGATGCACTGGACAACAATTATGATTGCAGGATTAAAGAGTGGAATCTAGAGTCACTGAAGGCCCGTCGTGAATTCCAATGGATTCATGGAGACCTGATGGAAATTGATCTCACTGAAATCCTGAAAGGAGCGCACTTCGTTTTCCACCTGGCGGCCAGGCCCGGCGTGCGGGACAGCTGGGGCGAGAATTATCGAATTTATGATCGTCAAAATGTCTTAGCGACTCAGCGACTTCTAGAAGCATGTATCATAACCCGCCCGCGCCGGTTAATCTATGCCTCCTCCTCATCTGTTTACGGAGAGATGCCGGGTCGGCCGGTTCGGGAGGATGATGCGAAACGGCCGATGTCGCCCTATGGAGTTTCCAAGCTGGCGGGCGAACATCTCGTCATGGCATATCACCGCTGTTTTAAGCAATCGGTGGCGGCTCTGCGATATTTTACAGTCTACGGTCCTCGACAACGGCCCGACATGGCTTTTCATCGTTTTTTTCGCGCTATTATGACAAATAATGAAATTCTTGTTTTTGGTGATGGAAATCAAACCCGGGATGTAACTTTCGTCGGCGATATTGTGCATGCAACCATTCAGGCAATGGATCAGGGTTCTGAAAATGGGATATATAATATAGGCGGGGGCCACCGGGTGAGCATCAACGAAATATTAAAAACTATGGAAAAGATATTAGGTCAGTCAATACGGATAAAGTACGAAAAACGACCCGCAGGTGATCCGCTGCATACGGGCGCAGATATTGCACTGGCACGCCGTGAAATATCTTTTAAACCAAAGATACTGTTGGAAGAAGGTTTGCGGGAAATGGCCCTTTGGATGGATGCCTGCCTGAGGCGGGGGCTTTGA
- a CDS encoding DUF2723 domain-containing protein, whose amino-acid sequence MKEEASTAWNAAPNKIPVWKRLLTPISLGGLAVLVVTQIVYLATLNITCPFWDSGEFIASSHILGVPHPPGTPMYVLIGRLFSLIPIWEVATRVNYLSAISSSVAAVFVYLVTIQFFRRWPGVEEAWETPSENPAAGRFSRIGWGQWMALAAGLVAGFFTAFGRTYWDNAVEAEVYGLSGLVMILTVWMALKWADGVESFRKWSANKHERGDRGGAVSPAQPGMLVLIVYLLFLSIGIHMGTFIVLPAIVLFVAVIDSRTVLNFRFLGSMVVAGLSILLFFILNQQTSIPMALAISLGVYGLVVVFSWKTLGRRNYAFWFFCLGFLGVSVHLYLFIRSHLDPGINEADPSTWEAFWLVLTRDQYKPPNPFIQRQTTFAIQFTKHFWRYAHDQYNLGILPGGLKLYLPYALGLMGVVAHWIREKKGAIFMTVLYLSTSLFLIWYLNFRENEVRDRDYFFVASYQFFAVWIGLGVGELFLTLKDSLNRSTSRFILPVVGVVAVLLSLMPAKAGYFEHDRSKFWIARDYASNMLTPLEPDAILFTNGDNDTFPLWYIQEVEYLRRDIRVVNLSLLQTQWYIRQLRDYEPKVDLGWDDKTIDALRPYIDRDGEVVWVNDICVHRIIDVYYGKRPIYIAVTVPDLRGLKDRLVQEGLVFSVRKPGEGGIDVELTQRNLGEVFSYRGLLDENGKHDDSIYKDETASKLVQNYASGWVGIAHRYVQRGGDEENRRLALEALEKAKNISPTYPGTSYTLGVIYYRMQNYAEAESTFMDLVKQGDGDVQVLRLLGLSQEAQGKNNDALRSYESALNMDPADRESYVNLFQFLVSLDQPRLALDILDRWLRFKPDDAAFLDARRIIVETLDSTGVAHPR is encoded by the coding sequence ATGAAAGAGGAAGCGTCCACGGCCTGGAATGCCGCCCCGAATAAAATTCCGGTGTGGAAACGCCTGCTGACTCCAATTTCCTTGGGGGGATTGGCGGTCCTTGTCGTAACCCAAATCGTTTACTTGGCGACGCTAAATATAACTTGTCCATTTTGGGACAGCGGGGAATTCATCGCCAGCTCGCATATTCTCGGCGTCCCGCACCCACCAGGAACTCCGATGTATGTCCTCATCGGGCGTCTCTTTAGTTTGATTCCGATATGGGAGGTGGCTACCCGGGTAAACTATTTATCCGCTATCTCTTCGTCTGTTGCGGCTGTTTTTGTCTATCTCGTCACTATTCAATTCTTTCGGCGCTGGCCGGGGGTTGAAGAAGCTTGGGAAACTCCATCCGAGAACCCTGCCGCAGGAAGGTTTTCCCGGATAGGATGGGGCCAGTGGATGGCATTGGCGGCGGGTTTAGTCGCTGGATTCTTCACTGCATTTGGGAGAACTTACTGGGATAATGCCGTAGAGGCGGAGGTCTACGGTCTCTCCGGTCTGGTCATGATTCTCACCGTCTGGATGGCATTAAAATGGGCCGACGGCGTCGAGAGCTTTCGGAAGTGGAGCGCGAACAAGCATGAAAGGGGAGATCGAGGCGGAGCCGTTTCCCCCGCGCAACCTGGTATGTTGGTTCTTATTGTATATCTCCTGTTCCTGTCCATTGGTATTCACATGGGCACGTTTATTGTTTTGCCGGCGATTGTTTTATTTGTAGCCGTCATTGATTCCCGTACAGTACTTAATTTCCGGTTTCTTGGGTCAATGGTCGTGGCTGGATTATCTATCCTTCTTTTCTTTATACTTAATCAACAAACGTCTATTCCCATGGCATTGGCCATATCCTTAGGAGTTTATGGATTGGTGGTTGTCTTTTCTTGGAAAACGCTCGGTCGAAGGAACTATGCCTTCTGGTTTTTTTGTCTTGGTTTTCTGGGTGTTTCTGTGCATCTCTATTTGTTTATTCGGTCCCATTTGGATCCTGGAATCAATGAAGCCGATCCTTCAACCTGGGAGGCGTTTTGGCTGGTTTTAACAAGAGATCAATATAAACCACCCAATCCATTCATACAAAGGCAAACAACTTTTGCCATTCAATTTACTAAGCACTTTTGGAGGTATGCGCACGATCAGTACAATTTAGGGATCCTTCCGGGAGGTCTGAAACTCTATTTGCCATATGCCCTGGGATTGATGGGGGTCGTTGCCCACTGGATCAGAGAGAAGAAAGGCGCCATCTTTATGACGGTGCTTTACCTATCGACCAGTTTGTTTCTCATTTGGTACCTGAATTTTAGAGAGAATGAAGTCAGGGATAGGGATTATTTCTTTGTCGCAAGTTATCAATTCTTTGCCGTATGGATTGGTTTGGGGGTCGGTGAGCTGTTCCTTACCTTGAAGGATAGTCTTAATAGGAGTACAAGCCGTTTCATCCTGCCTGTTGTCGGCGTGGTGGCCGTACTATTGAGTCTTATGCCGGCCAAAGCTGGTTATTTTGAGCACGATCGTTCGAAGTTTTGGATCGCGCGGGATTATGCGAGCAACATGCTGACCCCTCTGGAGCCTGATGCCATTCTTTTTACTAATGGTGATAATGATACATTTCCACTGTGGTATATACAGGAGGTTGAATACCTCCGACGGGATATCCGGGTAGTAAATCTCTCGCTACTGCAAACACAATGGTATATCCGGCAGCTTCGGGATTATGAACCGAAAGTAGATCTTGGGTGGGATGATAAGACGATCGACGCACTTCGTCCCTATATTGATCGGGATGGCGAAGTTGTCTGGGTTAATGATATCTGTGTGCATCGAATTATTGATGTTTATTATGGGAAACGGCCGATATATATCGCTGTGACCGTTCCGGATCTTCGTGGACTAAAGGATCGCCTGGTTCAGGAAGGACTTGTATTTTCCGTCCGGAAACCTGGAGAGGGCGGGATCGATGTGGAATTGACGCAAAGGAATCTGGGCGAAGTATTTTCCTATCGCGGATTATTGGATGAGAACGGTAAACACGACGATTCTATTTACAAGGATGAAACCGCATCAAAGTTGGTGCAAAATTACGCTTCAGGTTGGGTTGGGATAGCGCACAGATATGTGCAGCGCGGAGGAGACGAAGAGAATCGGCGTTTGGCGTTGGAAGCCTTGGAAAAAGCAAAAAACATCAGCCCGACCTATCCTGGAACAAGTTATACTTTGGGAGTCATCTATTACCGGATGCAAAACTATGCTGAAGCTGAATCCACATTCATGGACTTGGTGAAACAGGGTGATGGCGATGTCCAAGTTCTGAGACTATTGGGTTTGTCTCAAGAGGCTCAGGGCAAAAACAATGATGCGTTGCGGTCTTATGAAAGCGCTCTGAATATGGATCCAGCGGACCGGGAAAGTTATGTTAATCTATTTCAATTCCTGGTAAGTCTTGATCAACCTAGATTGGCGCTGGATATTCTTGATCGATGGTTGCGGTTTAAACCGGATGATGCCGCGTTCCTAGACGCACGGCGTATCATCGTTGAAACTTTAGATTCCACCGGGGTTGCACACCCCCGGTAA
- a CDS encoding glycosyltransferase family 4 protein, producing the protein MKRHILIISYRDIRHPQWGGAEVIIYEIFRRIQHQGYKISFLCGSFPGGPSRDEIDGMQIYRVGNLYNFNFKAALFLRSMAAREKIDLVVEDINKIPFYSPLFVKNTPTLCIVPHLFGTTVFKEAPFLLAAYVYLYEQFIPRIYKRSHFSALSGTTRDDLISRGIPQQHIHLIRSGIDHDLHVPPSERPSSPEPIFLYLGRLKKYKRIELPILAMPTILKTVPKAQYWIVGDGDYRPQLEELTTRMGLKDSVRFLGMRMGRDKLDLLHKSRILVYTSPKEGWGLSVIEANATGCVAVASNSPGLRESVRHEETGLLVPHGDVKALAAALIRLLTDNQLWLRMSREGVKWAGEFHWEKSTRETLNLIEHVIGSPAVP; encoded by the coding sequence ATGAAACGGCATATACTCATCATTTCCTACCGGGACATCAGGCATCCGCAGTGGGGTGGCGCTGAAGTCATCATTTATGAGATATTTCGTCGAATCCAACACCAAGGGTATAAGATATCGTTTCTGTGCGGCAGTTTTCCCGGCGGCCCCTCGCGGGATGAGATTGATGGAATGCAGATTTATAGAGTCGGGAATCTGTATAACTTCAATTTTAAGGCGGCTCTATTCCTGAGATCGATGGCGGCGCGGGAAAAGATTGATTTGGTTGTTGAGGATATAAATAAAATTCCATTCTACTCCCCCCTATTTGTAAAAAACACACCGACTCTTTGCATTGTCCCGCATCTGTTTGGGACGACGGTTTTCAAGGAGGCGCCCTTTCTCCTGGCGGCTTATGTTTACTTATATGAACAATTTATTCCCCGCATCTACAAAAGAAGCCATTTTTCGGCCCTTTCCGGAACAACCAGAGACGATTTGATCTCGCGCGGCATCCCTCAGCAGCACATTCACCTTATACGAAGTGGAATAGACCATGATCTTCATGTTCCTCCCAGTGAGCGGCCGTCATCTCCTGAGCCCATTTTCCTTTATCTGGGCCGGTTGAAGAAATACAAGAGGATCGAGCTTCCCATCTTGGCCATGCCCACGATACTCAAGACCGTTCCTAAGGCCCAATACTGGATTGTGGGGGATGGGGATTACCGTCCGCAGCTGGAAGAGCTGACGACGCGTATGGGCTTGAAGGATTCCGTCCGTTTTCTGGGGATGCGGATGGGGCGCGATAAGCTGGATCTTCTTCATAAAAGTCGTATTCTTGTCTACACGTCGCCCAAGGAAGGGTGGGGTTTGTCCGTTATCGAGGCCAATGCCACCGGTTGTGTTGCTGTCGCTTCCAATAGCCCGGGTCTCAGAGAATCGGTAAGGCATGAGGAGACCGGACTGCTGGTGCCTCATGGCGATGTGAAGGCTTTGGCGGCTGCATTGATCCGCTTGTTGACGGATAACCAGCTCTGGCTCCGGATGAGCCGGGAGGGCGTGAAGTGGGCTGGTGAATTCCATTGGGAAAAGTCGACACGAGAGACCTTGAATCTGATTGAGCATGTTATCGGTTCACCGGCCGTTCCGTAA
- a CDS encoding class I SAM-dependent methyltransferase, with the protein MKESTSQHWERYWRQEAQVEEIYSNEDRLLKHLLDLPLKNKWVLEVGAGSGRDSLILARNGARVVLLDYVASSFQVIRRLAEEDGAEVICVCADATRSPFRDNTFDLVFHQGLLEHFREPRDLLRDNFRITAKNGYCLADVPQKYHLYTFGKHILIALGRWFAGWETEFTPAELEHLMREHGFQVVRTYGAWFVPGLFYRGIRFMLRRSGLARLPLYPPEIWPLSAMGRRWRRILSKYRWGLYTTAMIGVLGRKIHTT; encoded by the coding sequence ATGAAAGAATCCACCTCGCAGCACTGGGAGCGCTATTGGCGGCAGGAAGCCCAGGTAGAAGAAATCTATTCGAATGAAGATAGATTGTTAAAGCATCTCCTGGATCTTCCCTTAAAAAACAAGTGGGTTCTCGAAGTCGGCGCTGGCTCTGGCCGAGATAGTCTCATTCTGGCTCGAAATGGAGCCCGAGTAGTGTTGCTGGATTATGTTGCCTCTTCGTTTCAGGTTATCCGCCGATTGGCTGAGGAAGACGGAGCGGAGGTCATCTGTGTCTGTGCGGATGCGACACGATCACCCTTCAGGGATAACACCTTTGATCTGGTTTTCCACCAGGGACTGCTCGAGCACTTTCGTGAGCCCAGAGATTTGCTGAGGGATAATTTTCGGATAACGGCGAAGAACGGTTATTGTCTCGCCGATGTACCTCAAAAGTACCATTTGTACACGTTTGGAAAGCACATTCTGATTGCCCTTGGCAGGTGGTTTGCAGGCTGGGAAACTGAATTTACACCTGCGGAATTGGAACACCTCATGCGGGAGCATGGGTTTCAAGTTGTTCGAACCTATGGCGCCTGGTTTGTGCCGGGGCTTTTTTACCGCGGCATCCGTTTCATGCTACGCCGAAGTGGGTTGGCGCGATTGCCTTTATATCCGCCTGAGATATGGCCCCTTTCGGCCATGGGACGACGCTGGCGCCGGATCTTATCGAAATACCGATGGGGATTGTATACGACAGCGATGATAGGCGTATTGGGGAGGAAGATTCACACCACATGA
- the nusB gene encoding transcription antitermination factor NusB, producing MKLNDLQRRGGRRKARELVFRALYESGVTRDSLLEIMELSLGKFRLTMEGREYALQLTAACEQGLEPIDQVISSVLKSWDAERLGLVERAILRLAGVELKWQTAIDARIILDEAVRLATRYGSDESPAFVNGVLDPIARHFRPGELEGDAGGA from the coding sequence GTGAAATTAAACGATCTACAAAGAAGGGGCGGGCGTCGAAAGGCGAGAGAACTGGTTTTTCGCGCCCTCTATGAATCTGGTGTTACTCGGGATTCTCTCCTGGAGATCATGGAGCTTTCCCTTGGGAAGTTTCGGTTGACGATGGAGGGCCGCGAGTACGCCTTGCAATTGACGGCGGCATGCGAGCAGGGACTTGAGCCGATCGATCAGGTCATTTCATCTGTTTTGAAATCCTGGGATGCCGAACGTTTGGGCTTGGTCGAGCGCGCGATTCTCCGTCTGGCGGGTGTCGAACTCAAGTGGCAAACCGCTATTGATGCCAGGATCATCCTGGATGAAGCGGTGCGCCTGGCGACCCGCTATGGTTCGGATGAATCTCCCGCCTTTGTAAATGGGGTCCTGGATCCCATCGCCAGGCACTTTAGACCGGGAGAATTGGAAGGAGACGCAGGCGGGGCATGA
- the ribH gene encoding 6,7-dimethyl-8-ribityllumazine synthase: MANEFKATLDAKGKKFCIVASRYGRIITDRLVTGALECIQQHGGRETDVDIYWVPGSFEIPLVAKLRAKSGVYDAIMALGCVLRGETPHNEYIAGEVVKGLAHINLETEVPTIFGVLTVDTMEQGIDRAGMKGGGRGYEAASVAIEMANLVPKAGQKPGSRKR, translated from the coding sequence ATGGCAAATGAGTTTAAAGCGACATTGGATGCCAAAGGCAAGAAATTCTGTATCGTGGCGTCCCGGTATGGCCGAATAATCACCGATCGACTCGTTACAGGCGCCTTGGAGTGTATTCAGCAACATGGAGGACGAGAGACGGATGTGGATATCTACTGGGTTCCTGGTTCCTTTGAAATCCCACTTGTTGCGAAACTTCGGGCGAAGAGCGGAGTTTACGACGCCATCATGGCCCTGGGGTGCGTTCTCCGAGGCGAGACACCGCACAACGAGTACATTGCCGGTGAAGTGGTAAAAGGGTTGGCGCATATCAATTTAGAGACGGAAGTCCCCACGATTTTCGGTGTCCTGACCGTCGATACCATGGAGCAGGGAATTGACCGGGCTGGAATGAAGGGCGGCGGTCGTGGATATGAAGCTGCGTCTGTGGCCATCGAGATGGCGAATCTTGTACCGAAGGCCGGACAAAAACCGGGGTCCCGGAAAAGATGA
- a CDS encoding bifunctional 3,4-dihydroxy-2-butanone-4-phosphate synthase/GTP cyclohydrolase II — protein sequence MRDSKDPEELNSIEEAIEEIRAGRMLIVVDDEDRENEGDFIMAGDKVTPEAVNFMSLYGRGLICVPLAEERLKELDLHPMVSENTSKMGTSFTVSVDAVRETTTGISAQDRAVTIRTLLDPRTRPQDLARPGHIFPLRAAQGGVLRRAGHTEAAVDLARLAQLTPAGVLCEIMNEDGSMARLPHLRKMAKRFDLKIISVASLIQYRRHHDQLIRKIVRTHLPTRFGDFELFIFRSVLEGDVHVALVKGDVSSGGPVLVRVHSQCLTGDVLESHRCDCGEQKDLALERIGKEGRGVFLYMRQEGRGIGLENKIRAYHLQDQGLDTVEANLKLGFRPDERDYGIGAQILAELGVREIRLMTNNPKKRAGLEGYGLKIVERIPLEISPKEENRHYLETKRTKLGHLFGSGHDETLQDEEGSRSD from the coding sequence ATGAGGGATTCAAAGGACCCAGAAGAGCTCAATTCAATCGAGGAGGCGATCGAGGAGATCCGCGCCGGCCGGATGCTTATTGTTGTCGATGATGAGGATCGCGAGAATGAAGGCGACTTTATCATGGCAGGCGATAAGGTGACGCCGGAGGCGGTCAATTTCATGAGCCTCTACGGTCGGGGTCTCATCTGTGTCCCATTGGCTGAGGAGAGATTGAAAGAACTCGATCTCCATCCAATGGTTTCGGAGAACACATCCAAGATGGGAACCTCGTTTACGGTAAGTGTTGATGCTGTCCGGGAGACCACGACCGGAATCAGCGCGCAGGATCGAGCTGTGACGATCAGGACTTTGCTTGATCCCAGGACCCGACCTCAAGATTTGGCGAGACCCGGGCATATCTTCCCCCTTCGGGCGGCTCAGGGTGGAGTCCTTCGGCGAGCCGGACATACCGAAGCGGCCGTTGATCTTGCACGATTGGCTCAGTTGACTCCCGCCGGAGTTCTGTGTGAGATCATGAATGAGGATGGGTCGATGGCCCGGTTGCCACATTTGCGCAAGATGGCCAAGCGGTTTGATCTCAAAATCATCTCAGTCGCCTCTCTTATCCAGTACAGACGTCATCATGATCAATTGATCCGAAAAATTGTGCGGACACACCTCCCAACTCGTTTTGGGGATTTTGAACTCTTTATCTTCCGGAGCGTTCTGGAAGGAGATGTCCATGTCGCCCTCGTTAAGGGAGATGTATCATCCGGGGGACCGGTTTTGGTCCGGGTCCATTCCCAATGTCTTACCGGGGATGTCCTGGAAAGTCATCGTTGCGATTGTGGTGAACAGAAGGATCTCGCGCTGGAGCGGATAGGGAAAGAGGGACGCGGTGTTTTCCTCTACATGCGGCAGGAGGGACGGGGGATAGGTCTGGAAAACAAGATTCGGGCTTATCATCTCCAGGATCAGGGATTGGATACGGTGGAAGCCAATCTGAAGCTGGGATTCCGCCCTGATGAGCGTGATTATGGTATCGGGGCCCAAATACTCGCTGAGTTGGGCGTCCGAGAGATTCGGCTGATGACCAACAATCCAAAAAAGAGGGCGGGATTGGAAGGGTATGGACTGAAAATCGTCGAAAGGATTCCTCTTGAGATCTCTCCAAAAGAGGAGAATCGTCACTACTTAGAGACAAAGAGAACCAAACTGGGACATCTTTTCGGCAGTGGACATGATGAGACCCTTCAGGACGAGGAAGGTTCCCGATCGGATTGA